One part of the Peromyscus eremicus chromosome 18, PerEre_H2_v1, whole genome shotgun sequence genome encodes these proteins:
- the LOC131894950 gene encoding olfactory receptor 6C6-like produces MKNQSVEIVFILLGLTNDPHLQILIFLFLFFNYILSLMGNLVIILLTLLDLRLKTPMYFFLRNFSFLEIAFTSSCIPRFLMSILTGDKTISYGACLTQLFFFFLLLITEFYLLAAMSYDRYVAICKPLHYPIIMNSKVCHLLVISSWVTGFLSIFPPLMLGLKLDFCASKLIDHFLCDTSPVLQLSCTDTRFIEWMAFVIAVMTLVITLILVILSYTLIIKTILKFPSAQQRRKAFSTCSSHMVVVSITYGSCIFMYMKTSAKERVTLNKGVAVLNTSVAPLLNPFIYTLRNQQVKEAFKQVLHRFCSAQNSELRFRHK; encoded by the coding sequence ATGAAGAACCAATCAGTAGAGATTGTGTTCATTTTGCTGGGGCTGACCAATGACCCTCATCTACAAATACtgattttcttgtttctgtttttcaattaCATCTTGAGCCTGATGGGGAACTTAGTGATCATCCTCCTCACCCTGCTGGATCTCCGCCTCAAGACTCCAATGTATTTCTTCCTCCGGAATTTCTCCTTCCTAGAAATTGCATTCACATCTTCCTGCATTCCACGGTTCTTAATGAGCATTCTCACTGGAGACAAAACAATTTCCTATGGAGCTTGTCTAACTCAATTATTCTTCTTCTTTCTGCTACTAATCACAGAGTTCTACCTCCTGGCTGCCATGTCCTATGATCGCTATGTAGCTATCTGCAAACCACTGCACTATCCCATCATCATGAACAGCAAAGTGTGCCACCTGCTGGTCATCAGCTCCTGGGTGACTGGGTTTTTATCCATCTTCCCTCCTTTGATGTTGGGACTCAAACTGGATTTTTGTGCTTCCAAACTGATAGACCACTTCCTGTGTGACACTTCTCCTGTCCTCCAGCTGTCTTGCACAGACACACGTTTCATAGAATGGATGGCTTTCGTCATAGCTGTGATGACACTGGTCATCACCTTGATCTTAGTGATCCTCTCCTACACACTCATCATCAAAACCATCCTCAAGTTCCCTTCAGCTCAACAACGGAGAAAGGCCTTTTCCACCTGCTCCTCACACATGGTTGTTGTCTCCATTACTTATGGGAGTTGTATCTTCATGTACATGAAAACATCAGCCAAGGAAAGGGTCACTTTAAATAAAGGTGTAGCTGTGCTCAACACTTCTGTGGCCCCTTTGCTAAACCCTTTCATTTACACCCTCAGGAACCAGCAGGTGAAGGAAGCTTTCAAACAGGTACTTCATAGATTTTGTTCTGCTCAAAACAGTGAATTAAGATTTAGGCATAAATAG
- the LOC131894925 gene encoding olfactory receptor 6C6-like has translation MKNQSVEIVFILLGLTDDPHLQILIFLFLFFNYILSLMGNLVIILLTLLDLRLKTPMYFFLRNFSFLEIAFTSACIPRFLMSILTGDKTISYNACVAQFFFFFLLLVTEFYLLAAMSYDRYVAICKPLHYPIIMNSKVCHLLVISSWVTGFLSIFPPLMLGLKLEFCASKTIDHFLCDTSPLLQLSCTDTRFIEWMAFVIAVMTLVITLILVILSYTLIIQTILKFPSAQQRRKAFSTCSSHMVVVSITYGSCIFMYMKTSAKERVTLNKGVAVLNTSVAPLLNPFIYTLRNQQVKEAFKQVLHRFCSAQNSELRFRHK, from the coding sequence atgaagaaccaATCTGTGGAGATAGTGTTCATTTTGCTGGGGCTGACAGATGACCCTCATCTACAAATTctgattttcctgtttctgtttttcaattaCATCTTGAGCCTGATGGGGAACTTAGTGATCATCCTCCTCACCCTGCTGGATCTCCGCCTCAAGACTCCAATGTATTTCTTCCTCCGGAATTTCTCCTTCCTAGAAATTGCATTCACATCTGCCTGCATTCCACGGTTCTTGATGAGCATTCTCACTGGAGACAAAACAATTTCCTACAATGCTTGTGTAGctcagtttttcttcttctttctattACTAGTCACAGAGTTCTACCTCCTGGCTGCCATGTCCTATGATCGCTATGTAGCTATCTGCAAACCACTGCACTATCCCATCATCATGAACAGCAAAGTGTGTCACCTGCTGGTCATCAGCTCCTGGGTGACTGGATTCTTATCCATCTTCCCTCCTTTGATGTTGGGACTCAAACTGGAATTCTGTGCTTCCAAAACCATAGACCACTTCCTATGTGAcacttctcctctcctccagctGTCTTGCACAGACACACGTTTCATAGAATGGATGGCTTTCGTCATAGCTGTGATGACACTGGTCATCACCTTGATCTTAGTGATCCTCTCCTACACACTCATCATCCAAACCATCCTCAAGTTCCCTTCAGCTCAACAACGGAGAAAGGCCTTTTCCACCTGCTCCTCACACATGGTTGTTGTCTCCATTACTTATGGGAGTTGTATCTTCATGTACATGAAAACATCAGCCAAGGAAAGGGTCACTTTAAATAAAGGTGTAGCTGTGCTCAACACTTCTGTGGCCCCTTTGCTAAACCCTTTCATTTACACCCTCAGGAACCAGCAGGTGAAGGAAGCTTTCAAACAGGTACTTCATAGATTTTGTTCTGCTCAAAACAGTGAATTAAGATTTAGGCATAAATAG